From a region of the Bacteroidales bacterium genome:
- a CDS encoding type IX secretion system membrane protein PorP/SprF has protein sequence MTHGKMKRVIVLVILVLSVLPAVVKAQQIPLYSQYTMNKYLLNPAYAGSQGYTSYNLTARQQWMGFGNAKTPSTQAICAQTRVLQNNLLAKLGLVDRGMSRRRTSGRVGMGGYLFNDRNGIINRTGIQGTYAYHIPVSDRQQLSFGVSGTVYQFKLDDENIKLPDDDLGVPDPLVHGRENSMFVPDATAGIYYMNNNFHIGVSGMNLFQSVLKFGSDQSYSSYQLLRHYYLMTSYQYELDGDITLEPSLLFKTTERKNLQADISMKAYYQGDYWMGLSYRTGSALISKVGVKVDNIYFGYAYDYSLREIQRLTYGSHEIMVGIRFGDSNRRTRFQRRF, from the coding sequence ATGACACATGGGAAAATGAAACGGGTTATTGTATTGGTAATTTTGGTTTTAAGTGTGCTTCCGGCTGTTGTGAAGGCCCAGCAGATCCCTTTGTACAGTCAGTACACGATGAACAAGTATCTGCTTAATCCGGCCTATGCGGGTAGTCAGGGCTATACCTCGTATAACCTTACGGCGCGTCAGCAATGGATGGGGTTTGGCAATGCCAAGACACCCTCTACACAGGCCATCTGTGCGCAAACCCGTGTATTGCAAAACAATTTATTGGCCAAGCTGGGATTGGTCGACAGAGGCATGAGCAGAAGAAGGACCAGCGGCCGGGTTGGCATGGGCGGATACCTTTTTAATGACCGCAACGGGATCATCAACCGTACCGGTATCCAGGGAACCTATGCCTATCACATACCTGTGAGTGACCGGCAGCAGCTTTCTTTTGGCGTTTCCGGAACCGTCTATCAATTTAAGCTCGATGATGAGAACATCAAACTGCCCGATGATGATCTGGGCGTACCCGATCCGCTGGTCCACGGCAGGGAGAACAGCATGTTCGTACCCGACGCCACCGCCGGTATTTACTATATGAACAATAATTTTCATATCGGTGTGTCCGGGATGAACCTATTCCAGTCGGTTTTGAAATTCGGATCCGATCAGTCGTACAGCAGCTATCAACTGCTTCGTCATTATTATCTGATGACCAGCTACCAGTACGAGCTGGACGGAGACATTACACTGGAACCTTCCCTGCTGTTCAAAACTACAGAGCGGAAGAATCTGCAGGCAGATATCAGTATGAAAGCCTACTATCAGGGAGATTACTGGATGGGCTTGTCATACCGGACAGGCAGCGCTTTAATCTCCAAGGTGGGCGTTAAAGTTGATAACATCTACTTTGGATATGCCTATGACTATTCTCTGAGGGAGATTCAGAGACTGACCTACGGCTCGCATGAGATCATGGTGGGTATAAGATTTGGCGATTCAAACAGAAGAACCCGCTTTCAGAGAAGGTTCTGA
- a CDS encoding tetratricopeptide repeat protein produces MTKKWLFPLIILAVLIVLFFLFKPRFGRMTYDRAVELQDSSRFRQAVEKYDRAIWFDDSKAQYFQGKALALDSLEKYEEAVENYTQAIALDSAHARTYYHRGMTYASMEETASAIKDFTRAIELEPEMEEAFFQRGVARMNKKDYRGAIEDYSGAIELDSSHTDAYFNRGACYREIGEEQKAVDDYSRALNLGMDNLDVYQQRAKALSDVKDYKQAIRDYGKIIELTGGSQKLYYQRGYLHFLLNEYKEAVPDFSRVLEYDANHRDARYYRGHSYSELNEYDKAMKDFARVAEQDPQDAKVRFNLGLAEMHLGDFRNARQTLQKTTELKEDYEKAYFLLGMTFANMKEHNNAIEHYSRAISLDSTYRQAYYYRGVSKGVQNNHEAAISDYSHAIKLDSTYAMAYYNRGISQVALNNFGKGCRDLYQALDLGHEPAQKMIETYCKNHPREN; encoded by the coding sequence ATGACGAAAAAATGGCTCTTCCCACTCATCATCCTGGCAGTTCTGATTGTTTTGTTTTTTCTTTTCAAGCCCAGGTTTGGCCGAATGACCTACGACCGGGCCGTTGAACTGCAGGATTCCTCGCGGTTCCGGCAAGCCGTTGAGAAATACGACCGGGCGATCTGGTTTGACGACAGCAAAGCACAATATTTTCAGGGCAAGGCTTTGGCTTTGGACTCCCTGGAAAAATATGAGGAGGCCGTTGAAAATTATACGCAGGCCATTGCCCTTGATTCTGCACATGCCCGTACTTATTATCACAGGGGCATGACTTACGCATCAATGGAGGAGACAGCGAGCGCCATAAAAGATTTTACCCGGGCCATTGAACTGGAGCCCGAAATGGAGGAAGCCTTTTTTCAGCGGGGTGTGGCCCGCATGAATAAAAAGGATTACCGCGGGGCCATAGAAGATTATTCAGGCGCCATTGAGCTGGACAGCTCCCATACCGATGCTTATTTCAACAGGGGAGCCTGTTATCGTGAGATCGGGGAGGAACAGAAAGCCGTGGACGATTATTCGCGGGCACTCAACCTGGGAATGGACAATCTGGATGTCTATCAGCAAAGGGCTAAGGCCTTGTCGGATGTAAAGGATTATAAACAAGCCATACGGGATTATGGCAAGATCATAGAGCTTACCGGGGGAAGTCAAAAGTTGTACTACCAGCGGGGATATCTGCACTTTCTGTTGAATGAATATAAAGAGGCAGTGCCCGATTTTTCCAGGGTACTTGAATATGATGCAAACCACCGGGATGCACGCTACTATCGCGGCCATTCCTATTCCGAGCTCAACGAATACGACAAAGCCATGAAGGATTTCGCACGGGTAGCCGAACAGGACCCACAGGATGCCAAGGTCAGGTTCAACCTGGGGCTGGCCGAGATGCACCTGGGTGATTTCAGGAATGCCAGGCAGACGCTTCAAAAGACCACAGAACTGAAAGAAGACTATGAGAAAGCGTATTTTCTGCTGGGCATGACCTTTGCCAATATGAAGGAGCACAACAACGCCATAGAGCATTATAGCCGGGCCATTTCACTGGATTCCACCTACCGGCAGGCTTATTATTACCGCGGTGTTTCCAAAGGGGTTCAAAACAATCATGAAGCGGCCATTTCCGATTATTCCCATGCCATTAAGCTTGACAGCACCTATGCCATGGCCTATTATAACAGGGGCATATCCCAGGTGGCCCTGAACAATTTCGGGAAAGGCTGCCGGGATTTATATCAAGCCCTGGATTTAGGGCATGAACCGGCCCAAAAGATGATCGAGACCTATTGTAAAAATCATCCAAGGGAAAACTAA